From a single Andrena cerasifolii isolate SP2316 chromosome 8, iyAndCera1_principal, whole genome shotgun sequence genomic region:
- the LOC143371895 gene encoding uncharacterized protein LOC143371895 isoform X2, translating into MTTNPATKREPQLNEELIKMFPWTENGFLLVREESDWLMPGSCAKFQTQMRQFSPEDICVCSMARSGTTLMTELAWLVASDVDLSKAKDIPGTVKA; encoded by the exons ATGACGACGAATCCAGCCACCAAGCGCGAGCCGCAGCTAAACGAGGAATTGATTAAAATGTTCCCGTGGACGGAGAACGGCTTCCTCCTAGTAAGAGAGGAGAGCGACTGGCTAATGCCGGGCTCTTGCGCGAAATTTCAAACGCAAATGCGCCAGTTCAGCCCGGAGGATATTTGCGTCTGCTCCATGGCCAGATCGG GTACCACACTGATGACGGAGCTGGCGTGGCTGGTGGCCAGCGACGTGGATCTTAGCAAAGCGAAG GACATACCAGGAACCGTAAAGGCGTAG
- the LOC143371895 gene encoding uncharacterized protein LOC143371895 isoform X1, with amino-acid sequence MTTNPATKREPQLNEELIKMFPWTENGFLLVREESDWLMPGSCAKFQTQMRQFSPEDICVCSMARSGTTLMTELAWLVASDVDLSKAKVRALIDRFSFFE; translated from the exons ATGACGACGAATCCAGCCACCAAGCGCGAGCCGCAGCTAAACGAGGAATTGATTAAAATGTTCCCGTGGACGGAGAACGGCTTCCTCCTAGTAAGAGAGGAGAGCGACTGGCTAATGCCGGGCTCTTGCGCGAAATTTCAAACGCAAATGCGCCAGTTCAGCCCGGAGGATATTTGCGTCTGCTCCATGGCCAGATCGG GTACCACACTGATGACGGAGCTGGCGTGGCTGGTGGCCAGCGACGTGGATCTTAGCAAAGCGAAGGTACGTGCTCTGATAGATAGGTTCTCCTTCTTCGAGTGA